The following proteins are encoded in a genomic region of Diabrotica virgifera virgifera chromosome 1, PGI_DIABVI_V3a:
- the LOC114327792 gene encoding DNA polymerase iota — translation MEMLKSLEDHSRTIIHIDIDCFYAQVEMIKNPKLQQVPLGIQQKNIIVTTNYIARSQGVNKCVLISEALKQCPNMVLVNGEDLHDYRQKSYEVTALLQNYSRVVERLGLDENFIDVTELVAERLENIIDISTIGHIFGDDSDLCDCGCTRRLQIGTTIAQEIRDKIKSELQLTTSAGIGHNKLLAKIVGSVHKPDQQTVVFPHNGVELMLSLSSVSKIPGIGYTLSEQLKTINIVTVEDLQKTHFTILSDLLGPEKAKLVQTLSFGIDETVVKSSGKPQSIGIEDSCRALSAEKEVREKLEHLLNRLIILLVEDGRLPKTIKLTIRRFDREKKRSSTRETKQCNISPSLFNTLISSQLPENNIKKIMTVIMHLFNKLVDPKKPYHLTLLGLAFTKFLEKPTTGNILTNFIKKDIEVQSVTDIHNNVTSSALCKTVPATLIIPPECDIEPPSKKYKISHSHLDSPTDLPVAALHLSSDAISFDISSTKIPESTDESESSSSAINNNLDIKCPPNVDHSVFQELPSELQNELWEEYKRDQQSEKRFQKNKRFKSNNILNYFTKM, via the coding sequence atGGAAATGCTAAAATCACTTGAAGACCATTCAAGAACTATCATCCACATTGATATTGACTGTTTTTATGCTCAGGTTGAAATGATTAAGAACCCGAAGCTTCAGCAAGTTCCTTTAGGTatccaacaaaaaaatataatagttACTACCAACTACATAGCTAGAAGTCAAGGAGTAAATAAATGTGTTTTAATTAGTGAAGCGCTAAAACAATGTCCGAATATGGTTTTGGTGAATGGTGAAGACCTTCATGACTACAGGCAAAAATCTTATGAAGTTACTGCATTGTTACAAAATTATTCCAGAGTGGTAGAGAGACTAGGCCTTGatgagaattttatagatgttaCAGAGTTGGTGGCTGAAAGGCTTGAGAACATTATTGATATAAGTACAATTGGACATATATTTGGCGATGACAGTGATTTATGTGATTGTGGTTGTACCAGAAGGCTTCAGATAGGTACCACGATAGCACAAGAGATACGAGATAAGATTAAATCTGAATTACAGTTAACTACAAGTGCAGGCATAGGTCACAATAAACTATTAGCTAAAATTGTAGGGAGTGTTCACAAACCTGATCAACAAACTGTTGTATTTCCTCATAATGGTGTAGAACTTATGCTCAGCTTATCTTCAGTATCTAAAATTCCTGGTATTGGTTATACTCTTTCTGAACAACTTAAAACTATAAATATAGTGACTGTTGAAGATCTTCAAAAGACCCACTTTACTATCTTGAGTGATCTTTTAGGGCCCGAAAAAGCCAAGTTGGTACAAACCCTTAGTTTCGGAATAGATGAAACTGTTGTTAAGTCTTCTGGGAAGCCACAAAGTATAGGAATTGAGGACAGTTGTAGAGCTTTAAGTGCTGAAAAGGAAGTTCGTGAAAAACTGGAACATCTGTTAAATAGACTAATTATTTTATTGGTAGAGGACGGGAGGTTGCCAAAAACAATCAAGTTAACTATAAGGAGATTTGATAGGGAAAAGAAAAGAAGTAGTACACGTGAAACAAAACAATGTAATATAAGTCCATCCTTATTTAATACTCTCATAAGTTCTCAACTCCCGgagaataatattaaaaaaataatgacagtgaTAATGCATCTATTTAATAAATTAGTGGATCCAAAGAAACCTTACCACCTAACTCTCTTGGGATTGGCATTTACGAAATTTTTAGAAAAACCAACTACTGGAAACATACTGACCAACTTTATTAAGAAAGATATAGAAGTACAATCTGTTACAGACATCCATAATAATGTTACAAGTAGTGCATTATGTAAAACAGTACCTGCAACTTTGATTATACCTCCTGAATGTGATATAGAGCCTccgtcaaaaaaatataaaatatctcATAGCCATCTAGATTCACCTACAGATCTACCAGTAGCTGCCTTACATTTGAGCTCAGACGCTATAAGCTTTGACATTTCTAGTACGAAAATACCAGAAAGTACTGACGAGTCCGAGAGTAGTTCATCGGCAATTAACAATAATTTGGATATAAAATGCCCCCCGAATGTTGATCATTCTGTGTTCCAAGAATTGCCTAGTGAGTTACAAAACGAGCTTTGGGAAGAATATAAAAGAGATCAACAATCAGAAAAAAGATTTCAGAAAAATAAGAGATTTAAATCTAATAATATATTGAATTATTTTACTAAAATGTGA